A window from Candidatus Methylomirabilota bacterium encodes these proteins:
- a CDS encoding amidohydrolase family protein → MWWRTYISTAPPRDAGGTHRRCNLLYLEPDTCERPEGLKVCIAHGGRPASPWGASTGADRVVLGSDWPFVPWDPSPVAWVQGLQTLTPDEKEKILWRNLESAAPSRR, encoded by the coding sequence GTGTGGTGGAGGACCTACATCAGCACCGCCCCGCCCCGCGACGCCGGCGGCACCCACCGCCGGTGCAACCTGCTCTACCTGGAGCCCGACACCTGCGAGCGCCCTGAGGGCCTCAAGGTGTGCATCGCCCATGGCGGCCGGCCTGCTTCGCCATGGGGCGCATCGACCGGCGCCGACCGCGTCGTGCTCGGCAGCGACTGGCCCTTCGTGCCGTGGGATCCCTCGCCCGTCGCCTGGGTGCAAGGTCTCCAGACCCTGACCCCGGACGAGAAGGAGAAGATCCTCTGGCGGAATCTCGAATCGGCGGCACCGAGCCGACGGTGA